The Deltaproteobacteria bacterium genome window below encodes:
- a CDS encoding serine/threonine protein kinase produces the protein MDSPPPLDAPELARLLAARPQAERGEGVAALARLRARLFGGAMHPTLERYTIERTLGAGGGGIVYLGHDPRLDRPVAIKLLREDPGAHEGSAARRHRLLREAEALARAPHPNVLAIYDVGTLPAQDGARVGFLVLEYVEGEDLRAWLSTPRSWRTVLEVFCAAGAGLAAAHRAGVVHRDFKPANAIVGRDGRVRVIDFGLARTQQERATTAPRDDLDELDSHRTSDGSLVGTPAYMAPEQHAGREADARSDQYAFCVALWEALLGGRPFVAPTLAAVARAKHRGPPATPRGTAVPARVLAALRRGLAVDPSHRFHDMEALLRALAPARAHPWLPLAAASVAIAGLVVVAASSRPRTCTLAQASPLAPAAGAARTAIAGALGTEVDDPALARVWTRIDRFDAQWHEVAARTCDAALDTTAFDRRSSCLREHRRQALAVIEVLSQPGGRAPAVALDALDALPAPQGCALLQPEQAPEPAPALAGRVAAARSELATAKAVASSGRVHEARALAETAAVTATATGFEPVIAEALLQLGSAQEGIGDYPTASDTLERAHASALACRHDVVAGKAAAMLVFVEGNRRRRLDEALAWAERATLDDERAGGSDDPSRLPSVLASALALGGRLTEARAAAAEAVARHRADLRPSDGDLGMLLNNLGDIERSIGDLSAAEEHLQRALVLFEGSYGHEHPRVAMALNNLAAVELARGDDEAARDHLQAVVALRERLLGPAHPMLATTLANLGVAQRRTGALDDARGSYGRALAIVRARGMERDPLLAGLLTGAANVEVADGRDDAALPLFDEALALFEATLGPDHQEYGRCRLNRARARARSGQVAAAQEDFDHAIAIAIAVWGRAEAQVGLDRLAFARALADAGEHQRAHALAELALAELAVDDPELRADLAAVVEGNDLAVLAETRP, from the coding sequence GTGGACAGTCCACCGCCGCTCGACGCGCCCGAGCTCGCGCGCCTCTTGGCCGCGCGGCCGCAGGCGGAGCGCGGCGAGGGCGTCGCGGCGTTGGCCCGCCTGCGTGCGCGTCTGTTCGGCGGCGCGATGCACCCGACGCTCGAGCGCTACACGATCGAGCGCACGCTCGGTGCGGGTGGCGGCGGCATCGTCTACCTCGGCCACGATCCGCGCCTCGATCGACCGGTCGCGATCAAGCTGCTGCGCGAGGACCCCGGCGCGCACGAGGGCAGCGCGGCGCGCCGCCATCGCTTGCTGCGCGAGGCCGAGGCGCTGGCTCGAGCGCCCCACCCCAACGTGCTCGCGATCTACGACGTCGGCACGCTGCCCGCCCAGGATGGCGCCCGCGTCGGCTTCCTCGTGCTCGAGTACGTCGAGGGCGAGGATCTGCGGGCGTGGCTGTCGACCCCGAGGTCGTGGCGCACGGTGCTCGAGGTCTTCTGCGCCGCGGGTGCGGGCCTGGCCGCGGCCCATCGCGCCGGCGTGGTGCACCGCGACTTCAAGCCGGCCAACGCGATCGTCGGCCGCGACGGCCGCGTGCGCGTGATCGACTTCGGTCTCGCGCGCACACAGCAAGAGCGCGCGACCACGGCGCCCCGCGACGACCTCGACGAGCTCGACAGCCACCGCACCAGCGATGGCAGCTTGGTCGGGACCCCGGCGTACATGGCCCCCGAGCAGCACGCCGGTCGCGAGGCCGACGCGCGCAGCGATCAGTACGCGTTCTGCGTGGCTCTGTGGGAGGCGCTGCTCGGCGGTCGACCGTTCGTCGCGCCGACGCTCGCGGCCGTGGCGCGCGCGAAGCACCGTGGTCCGCCCGCGACGCCGCGCGGCACCGCGGTGCCCGCCCGCGTGCTCGCAGCGCTGCGCCGCGGACTCGCGGTCGATCCGTCGCATCGCTTCCACGACATGGAAGCACTCCTGCGCGCGCTGGCACCTGCGCGCGCGCACCCCTGGCTGCCTCTCGCCGCGGCCAGCGTCGCGATCGCAGGGCTCGTGGTGGTGGCCGCGTCCTCGCGCCCACGGACCTGCACGCTCGCGCAGGCGTCCCCGCTCGCGCCCGCGGCGGGTGCGGCCCGCACCGCGATTGCCGGGGCACTCGGCACCGAGGTCGACGACCCCGCGCTCGCGCGGGTCTGGACACGCATCGATCGCTTCGATGCCCAGTGGCACGAGGTTGCGGCGCGCACCTGCGACGCGGCGCTCGACACTACCGCCTTCGATCGACGCAGCAGCTGCCTGCGAGAGCACCGACGACAGGCGCTCGCGGTGATCGAGGTGTTGTCGCAGCCCGGCGGCCGCGCGCCCGCCGTCGCACTCGACGCACTCGACGCCCTGCCGGCGCCGCAGGGCTGCGCGCTGCTGCAGCCCGAGCAGGCGCCCGAGCCAGCCCCGGCGCTCGCCGGCCGGGTGGCCGCGGCGCGCAGCGAGCTCGCGACCGCAAAGGCGGTGGCTTCGAGCGGCCGCGTGCACGAGGCCCGCGCGCTCGCCGAGACTGCGGCCGTGACCGCTACGGCCACTGGCTTCGAGCCGGTGATCGCCGAGGCGCTGCTACAGCTGGGCAGCGCGCAGGAAGGCATCGGCGATTATCCGACGGCGAGCGACACCCTCGAGCGCGCGCACGCATCGGCACTCGCGTGTCGTCACGACGTCGTGGCCGGCAAGGCGGCCGCGATGCTGGTGTTCGTCGAGGGCAACCGCCGTCGTCGCCTCGACGAGGCGCTCGCGTGGGCCGAGCGCGCCACGCTCGACGACGAACGCGCCGGTGGCAGCGACGACCCCTCGCGGCTGCCCTCGGTGCTGGCCTCCGCGCTCGCGCTCGGCGGCCGGCTCACGGAGGCGCGAGCGGCAGCTGCAGAGGCGGTCGCACGCCACCGGGCCGACCTGCGCCCCTCCGATGGTGACCTCGGGATGCTGCTCAACAACCTCGGCGACATCGAGCGCAGCATCGGCGATCTGAGCGCGGCCGAGGAGCACCTGCAGCGCGCGCTCGTGCTGTTCGAAGGCAGCTACGGTCACGAGCATCCCCGCGTCGCGATGGCGCTGAACAACCTCGCGGCCGTCGAGCTCGCGCGGGGGGACGACGAGGCCGCACGGGATCACCTGCAGGCCGTGGTCGCGCTGCGCGAGCGATTGCTCGGCCCCGCCCACCCCATGCTCGCGACCACGCTGGCCAACCTCGGGGTCGCGCAGCGACGCACCGGCGCGCTCGACGATGCGCGGGGTAGCTACGGCCGCGCGTTGGCGATCGTGCGGGCCCGTGGCATGGAGCGCGATCCGCTGCTGGCCGGCCTGCTCACGGGCGCGGCCAACGTCGAGGTCGCCGACGGCCGCGACGACGCCGCGCTGCCGCTGTTCGACGAGGCGCTGGCGCTGTTCGAGGCCACGCTGGGGCCCGATCACCAGGAGTACGGCCGCTGCCGCCTGAACCGTGCCCGCGCGCGGGCACGCAGCGGACAGGTGGCGGCCGCGCAGGAGGACTTCGACCACGCGATCGCGATCGCGATCGCCGTGTGGGGTCGCGCCGAGGCGCAGGTCGGGCTCGATCGACTCGCGTTCGCACGGGCGCTCGCCGACGCCGGCGAGCACCAGCGCGCCCACGCGCTCGCCGAGCTGGCGCTGGCCGAGCTCGCGGTCGACGATCCGGAGCTGCGCGCCGACCTCGCGGCGGTGGTCGAGGGCAACGACCTCGCGGTGCTCGCGGAGACCCGCCCGTGA
- a CDS encoding succinate dehydrogenase cytochrome b subunit, with the protein MTASVLRSTIATKVLMAACGIGLVGFALVHMLGHLQVFGGRNVYNAYAQTLQNLGALKWVARLGLLGILVVHARSGVMMAQRNRTARPHDYAARNYQRATTQGRTMLLTGIAFVAFLLYHLAHFTLGWVHPEYFHTLDSLGRPDVYGNFVRSFQHPLITVLYLVAVFAVAMHCTHATSSALRTLGLSTGRFRRACEAAGPVVGVAVLAGFACVPLACLFGLVQP; encoded by the coding sequence ATGACTGCTTCCGTCCTCCGCTCCACCATCGCCACCAAGGTCCTCATGGCCGCGTGTGGCATCGGTCTCGTCGGCTTCGCGCTGGTGCACATGCTCGGGCACCTGCAGGTGTTCGGCGGCCGCAACGTCTACAACGCCTACGCGCAGACGCTGCAGAACCTCGGCGCGCTCAAGTGGGTTGCGCGCCTCGGTCTGCTCGGCATCCTCGTGGTGCACGCGCGCTCGGGCGTGATGATGGCGCAGCGCAACCGGACCGCGCGACCCCACGACTACGCGGCGCGCAACTACCAGCGCGCGACCACGCAGGGCCGCACGATGCTGCTGACCGGCATCGCGTTCGTGGCGTTCCTGCTCTACCACCTGGCTCACTTCACGCTGGGTTGGGTCCACCCCGAGTACTTCCACACGCTGGATTCGCTGGGCCGGCCCGACGTCTACGGCAACTTCGTGCGGAGCTTCCAGCATCCGCTCATCACGGTGCTGTACTTGGTCGCGGTGTTCGCCGTCGCCATGCACTGCACCCACGCCACCAGCAGCGCGCTGCGGACCCTGGGCCTGTCGACCGGTCGTTTCCGCCGCGCGTGCGAGGCCGCAGGTCCAGTGGTCGGCGTCGCGGTGCTGGCCGGGTTCGCCTGCGTGCCGCTGGCGTGCCTGTTCGGGCTCGTGCAGCCCTAG
- a CDS encoding alpha/beta hydrolase, protein MLRRHAGRVVVDNIWRGLSAAGRMVPAARPERHGVECIRDVTYRDSSRVEHRLDVYRPQDVQGPLPVVIYVHGGGFRVLSKDTHWVMGIAFARAGYVVFNVSYRLAPRDPFPAGLEDVAAAFAWVRANAARYGGDASRLVLAGESAGANLVTALTIASCQRRPEPWAHAVFEADAVPRAVIPACGLLQVTDPDRYRREHGVSWFVHDRLEEVTHAYLGAHASTDDPALALADPLCVLECEAEFERPLPPFFAPVGTADPLIEDNRRLARVLARRGVPHRAPEYPGEPHAFHALVFRRNARRCWRDIFAFLRDTGV, encoded by the coding sequence ATGCTGCGCAGACACGCAGGACGCGTGGTCGTCGACAACATCTGGCGTGGGCTCTCCGCCGCCGGACGCATGGTGCCCGCGGCGCGTCCCGAGCGTCACGGCGTCGAGTGCATCCGCGACGTCACGTATCGCGACTCGTCGAGGGTCGAGCATCGCCTCGACGTCTACCGCCCGCAGGACGTCCAGGGCCCGCTGCCGGTGGTGATCTACGTGCACGGCGGTGGCTTCCGCGTGCTCTCGAAGGACACCCACTGGGTGATGGGCATTGCGTTCGCGCGCGCCGGCTACGTGGTGTTCAACGTCAGCTACCGCCTGGCGCCCCGCGATCCGTTCCCGGCCGGGCTCGAGGACGTCGCAGCCGCGTTCGCATGGGTGCGGGCGAACGCCGCGCGCTACGGCGGCGACGCCTCACGGCTCGTGCTCGCGGGCGAGTCCGCCGGCGCGAACCTGGTCACCGCGCTGACGATCGCGAGCTGCCAGCGCCGGCCCGAGCCGTGGGCGCACGCGGTGTTCGAGGCCGACGCGGTGCCCCGCGCAGTGATCCCGGCGTGCGGTCTGTTGCAGGTCACCGACCCGGATCGTTACCGACGTGAGCACGGCGTCTCATGGTTCGTGCACGATCGACTCGAAGAGGTCACCCACGCCTATCTCGGCGCCCACGCGTCGACCGACGATCCCGCGCTCGCGCTCGCCGATCCGCTGTGCGTGCTCGAGTGCGAGGCGGAGTTCGAGCGCCCGCTGCCGCCGTTCTTCGCCCCGGTTGGCACCGCCGATCCACTCATCGAGGACAACCGTCGGCTCGCGCGCGTGCTCGCACGGCGCGGCGTGCCCCACCGCGCGCCGGAGTATCCCGGCGAGCCCCATGCCTTCCATGCGCTGGTGTTCCGTCGCAACGCGCGTCGTTGCTGGCGTGACATCTTCGCGTTCCTCCGCGACACCGGGGTCTGA
- a CDS encoding HAD-IIB family hydrolase: MIGLVCIDVDGTLIGNDGEIAPRVWDAAARARACGIRLAINTGRPGFGIARRWAEQLDPEGWHVFQNGASVIQLGGDGRRSSPLPPEAVARLVARAAATGRALELYADDEHAVEQDVPRTRAHADLLGIEFRTRAFASLTQPIVRAQWLLPTDALDEVMAEPRDGLEVVPSTSPLMPDTVFVNLTGAGISKHVGVRAVAGALGLSREQVMVVGDAMNDLRALQEAGFPVAMANAVPEVKAVARLVVPDVEHAGVADALEAAIATRR, translated from the coding sequence GTGATCGGACTGGTCTGCATCGACGTCGACGGCACCTTGATCGGCAACGACGGCGAGATCGCGCCGCGAGTGTGGGATGCGGCCGCGCGCGCGCGCGCGTGCGGCATCCGACTCGCGATCAACACCGGGCGCCCCGGCTTCGGCATCGCGCGACGCTGGGCCGAGCAGCTCGACCCCGAGGGGTGGCACGTGTTCCAGAACGGCGCGAGCGTGATCCAGCTGGGCGGCGACGGCCGCCGCTCCTCACCACTGCCGCCCGAGGCGGTCGCGCGGCTCGTCGCCCGCGCCGCGGCGACCGGACGCGCGCTCGAGCTCTACGCCGACGACGAGCACGCGGTCGAGCAGGATGTTCCGCGCACGCGTGCCCACGCGGACCTGCTGGGCATCGAGTTCCGCACCCGCGCCTTTGCCAGCCTCACGCAGCCGATCGTCCGCGCGCAGTGGCTGTTGCCCACCGATGCGCTCGACGAGGTCATGGCCGAGCCACGGGACGGCCTCGAGGTGGTGCCGTCGACCTCGCCGCTGATGCCCGACACCGTGTTCGTGAACCTCACCGGCGCCGGCATCTCGAAGCACGTCGGCGTGCGGGCCGTGGCTGGGGCGCTGGGGCTCTCGCGCGAGCAGGTGATGGTCGTGGGCGACGCGATGAACGACCTGCGCGCGCTGCAAGAAGCCGGTTTCCCGGTCGCGATGGCCAACGCGGTGCCCGAGGTCAAGGCGGTCGCGCGCCTGGTCGTCCCCGACGTCGAGCACGCCGGGGTCGCCGACGCGCTCGAGGCCGCGATCGCGACGCGGCGTTAG
- a CDS encoding sigma-70 family RNA polymerase sigma factor, which translates to MIAAEPTDHDLLLAWRDGDALAGDLLVRRHFDAIFGFLRAKAPEHVDELIQRTFLGCTEAVDRIDEDLNFRAYLFGIARRQLIYHFRRSRREAARFDPMLESVLDAGGTPSRVVAMRQEERVVLDALNALPLDLQIILELHYWEGMAVGEIGQVLEVPAGTVKSRLFRARERLRELLGTHGGADDDPTADSPGAAPELRALQRSLRPDGGDPPSTA; encoded by the coding sequence GTGATCGCCGCCGAGCCTACCGACCACGATCTGCTGCTCGCCTGGCGCGACGGTGACGCGCTCGCGGGTGACCTGCTGGTGCGGCGTCACTTCGACGCCATCTTCGGGTTTCTGCGCGCAAAGGCCCCCGAGCACGTCGACGAGCTGATCCAGCGCACCTTCCTCGGCTGCACCGAGGCGGTCGATCGCATCGACGAGGACCTGAACTTCCGCGCGTACCTCTTCGGCATCGCGCGCCGCCAGCTCATCTATCACTTCCGCCGCAGCCGACGCGAGGCCGCGCGCTTCGATCCGATGCTCGAGTCGGTGCTCGACGCCGGTGGCACCCCCAGCCGTGTGGTCGCGATGCGCCAGGAGGAGCGCGTCGTGCTCGATGCCTTGAACGCGCTGCCGCTCGACCTGCAGATCATCCTCGAGCTGCACTACTGGGAGGGCATGGCCGTCGGCGAGATCGGCCAGGTGCTCGAGGTGCCCGCGGGCACCGTGAAGAGCCGCCTCTTCCGCGCGCGCGAGCGGCTGCGCGAGCTGCTCGGGACGCACGGCGGCGCCGACGACGACCCGACCGCGGACAGCCCCGGCGCTGCCCCCGAGCTGCGCGCGCTGCAACGCTCGCTGCGGCCTGACGGCGGCGACCCGCCGTCCACGGCCTGA
- a CDS encoding penicillin-insensitive murein endopeptidase — MGLRRHAIVGLFAVLALGAWHLEPAETPTPAATVALATAIGGAPAVAVPAAQARRAPEPLRAAPQAPVFPNLAALAATTRAAAAVADAPPEPALEPIVAPPADAVGPDELLQVRWTVERRMPLVDVAGNWGMWPKDLRELNPGYDADAWVDAGTRLVVHVADPRKPTQSVGAPNKGHLLRGIPLPEGPAWRLREHRPRAFGSATTITALLTAMRAYAAADPSAPALRIGELSRRSGGHIDPHVSHRSGRDVDIGYVLKDPAPEGERFWRAATESSIDAPRTWAFVQALIATGDVQQIFISAKLQRVLAREAAKHVSREEVERIFSAANPDARVHTIVKHEHGHRDHMHVRFACEDGNLRCRSSSVEAL; from the coding sequence ATGGGACTGCGACGACACGCGATCGTCGGTCTGTTCGCGGTGCTCGCCCTCGGCGCGTGGCACCTCGAGCCGGCCGAAACGCCGACGCCAGCCGCCACCGTGGCGCTTGCCACCGCCATCGGCGGTGCTCCTGCGGTCGCCGTGCCCGCGGCACAGGCCCGACGCGCGCCCGAGCCCCTGCGCGCGGCACCGCAGGCGCCGGTGTTCCCCAACCTCGCCGCGCTCGCGGCCACCACCCGCGCGGCGGCAGCAGTCGCCGACGCGCCACCCGAGCCCGCGCTCGAGCCCATCGTCGCACCGCCCGCCGACGCGGTCGGCCCCGACGAGCTGCTGCAGGTGCGCTGGACCGTCGAGCGTCGCATGCCGCTGGTCGACGTCGCGGGCAACTGGGGCATGTGGCCCAAGGATCTCCGCGAGCTCAACCCCGGCTACGACGCCGACGCATGGGTCGATGCCGGCACGCGCCTGGTCGTGCACGTCGCCGACCCCCGCAAGCCGACCCAGTCCGTCGGCGCGCCGAACAAGGGCCACCTGTTGCGTGGGATCCCGCTACCCGAGGGGCCGGCGTGGCGCCTGCGCGAGCATCGGCCGCGCGCGTTCGGATCCGCGACGACGATCACCGCGCTGCTCACGGCCATGCGCGCCTATGCGGCCGCCGATCCCAGCGCGCCCGCGCTGCGCATCGGTGAGCTCTCGCGTCGCAGCGGCGGTCACATCGATCCCCACGTCTCGCACCGCAGCGGTCGCGACGTCGACATCGGTTACGTGCTCAAGGATCCCGCGCCCGAGGGCGAACGCTTCTGGCGCGCGGCGACCGAGAGCTCGATCGACGCCCCCCGCACGTGGGCGTTCGTGCAGGCCCTCATCGCGACCGGCGACGTGCAGCAGATCTTCATCAGCGCGAAGCTGCAGCGGGTGCTCGCGCGCGAGGCCGCCAAGCACGTGTCGCGCGAGGAGGTCGAGCGAATCTTCAGCGCCGCCAACCCCGACGCCCGCGTGCACACCATCGTGAAGCACGAGCACGGCCACCGCGACCACATGCACGTGCGCTTCGCGTGCGAGGACGGCAACCTCCGCTGTCGCAGCAGCTCGGTCGAGGCGCTGTAG
- a CDS encoding DUF1552 domain-containing protein, whose protein sequence is MNTTRFTKRPALSRRAFLGSGAAVMIGLPWLEAMEPDARAAGETPLRFVAVYVPCGIHMQRWTPSTVGSDYAMTPILQPLEALRDDVLVVSGVDNRAGEFPAAGDHARGTGAFLSCSVVNLSETDITNTTTIDQLYAQHIGQQTSMASLQLGTESGGNVGNCDSGYSCAYMRNIAWVGNTPIPKLTDPATAFNLLFSGFDPGASAAELARIKSRRLSVLDHATSSAQALHAKLGTRDRIKLQEYLDSVRDLELRVQSESTMPQCELGTFDLSFSNYQQHVELMSDIMVKAMQCDRTRVLTFMMDNGGSNRDFGDIGAGGGHHNISHHGGLQENYDKLTLIDTWEISRLAYLLQAMKDSPEGDGTLLDNSVVFFGSEIEDGNTHSHRDMPILLAGRLGGAITPGRHVQFDAAPLANLFLAVLEGLGVDVSTYGDEGTQPLDGLA, encoded by the coding sequence ATGAACACGACCCGCTTCACCAAGCGCCCTGCGCTGTCGCGACGCGCGTTCCTCGGCAGCGGCGCGGCCGTGATGATCGGCCTACCGTGGCTCGAGGCGATGGAGCCCGATGCCCGTGCGGCCGGCGAGACGCCGCTGCGCTTCGTCGCGGTCTACGTGCCGTGCGGCATCCACATGCAGCGCTGGACGCCGTCCACGGTCGGCAGCGACTACGCGATGACGCCGATCCTGCAGCCGCTCGAGGCCCTGCGCGACGACGTGCTGGTGGTCTCCGGCGTCGACAACCGCGCCGGCGAGTTCCCGGCCGCGGGTGACCACGCGCGCGGCACGGGTGCGTTCCTCAGCTGCTCGGTGGTGAACCTGTCGGAGACCGACATCACCAACACCACGACCATCGACCAGCTCTATGCGCAGCACATCGGGCAGCAGACCTCGATGGCCTCGCTGCAGCTCGGCACCGAGTCGGGTGGCAACGTCGGCAACTGCGACAGCGGCTACAGCTGCGCGTACATGCGCAACATCGCGTGGGTCGGTAACACCCCGATCCCCAAGCTGACCGACCCGGCGACCGCGTTCAACCTGCTGTTCTCGGGCTTCGACCCGGGCGCCAGCGCGGCCGAGCTGGCGCGCATCAAGAGCCGACGGCTGAGCGTGCTCGACCACGCGACCTCGAGCGCCCAGGCGCTGCACGCCAAGCTCGGCACCCGCGACCGCATCAAGCTGCAGGAGTACCTCGACTCGGTGCGCGACCTCGAGCTGCGGGTGCAATCGGAGAGCACGATGCCGCAGTGCGAGCTCGGCACCTTCGATCTGTCGTTCTCGAACTACCAGCAGCACGTCGAGCTGATGAGCGACATCATGGTCAAGGCCATGCAGTGCGATCGCACGCGCGTGTTGACCTTCATGATGGACAACGGCGGCAGCAACCGCGACTTCGGCGACATCGGGGCCGGCGGCGGCCACCACAACATCTCGCACCACGGCGGTCTGCAGGAGAACTACGACAAGCTCACGCTGATCGACACCTGGGAGATTTCGCGGCTCGCGTACCTGCTGCAGGCGATGAAGGACTCGCCGGAGGGCGACGGGACGCTGCTCGACAACTCGGTGGTGTTCTTCGGCAGCGAGATCGAAGACGGCAACACGCACTCGCACCGTGACATGCCGATTCTCCTCGCCGGTCGACTGGGCGGCGCGATCACGCCGGGTCGTCACGTGCAGTTCGACGCCGCGCCGCTCGCGAACCTGTTCCTCGCCGTGCTGGAGGGCCTGGGCGTCGACGTCAGCACCTACGGCGACGAGGGCACGCAGCCGCTCGACGGCCTGGCCTGA
- a CDS encoding succinate dehydrogenase/fumarate reductase iron-sulfur subunit, whose protein sequence is MPGTDGQAAVAQGQAPGRRPPPRARPHHVGPLRHGPHRRRAAAGAEAHPRAARALLARGCGARQRIGAEPVARARGPRRRLPRVRRADVPRRARARRVLRRPLPRGTPERRGRGGARRRTLLPRGGLGVSGRRSPGAAAHRAAGLRERQAFDPELQVVRVRLKIWRQSGPNDTSAGLRDYELEADEHMSLLETLDLLNAGLIRKGELPVAFEHDCREGICGACSLVVNGVPHGPRAATTTCQIHMREFKSGETITLEPFRARSFPVIKDLVVDRSSFDRVMAAGGYVSVRTGAAPDANAMPIGKHTAEKAFDYAACIGCGACVAACPNASAMLFVGAKVSHLSLLPQGKVERSNRVSRMVERMDAEGFGGCTNHGECEAVCPKSIKLDAIATLNRELMRAAVVDD, encoded by the coding sequence ATGCCGGGCACGGACGGACAAGCTGCTGTCGCTCAAGGGCAAGCGCCCGGTCGACGACCTCCACCGCGAGCTCGGCCGCATCATGTGGGACCACTGCGGCATGGGCCGCACCGCCGAAGGGCTGCAGCAGGCGCTGAAGCTCATCCCCGAGCTGCGCGAGCGCTTCTGGCACGAGGCTGCGGTGCCCGGCAGCGCATCGGAGCTGAACCCGTGGCTCGAGCACGCGGGCCGCGTCGCCGACTTCCTCGAGTTCGGCGAGCTGATGTGCCGCGACGCGCTCGAGCGCGACGAGTCCTGCGGCGGCCACTTCCGCGAGGAACACCAGAACGCCGAGGGCGAGGCGGAGCGCGACGACGAACGCTTCTGCCACGCGGCGGTCTGGGAGTATCAGGGCGACGATCGCCCGGCGCTGCGGCACACCGAGCCGCTGGCCTTCGAGAACGTCAAGCTTTCGACCCGGAGCTACAAGTAGTGCGCGTTCGACTCAAGATCTGGCGGCAGAGCGGACCCAACGACACGAGCGCGGGCCTGCGGGACTACGAGCTCGAGGCCGACGAACACATGTCGTTGTTGGAGACGCTCGACTTGCTCAATGCCGGCCTCATCCGCAAGGGTGAGCTGCCGGTGGCGTTCGAACACGACTGTCGCGAGGGCATCTGCGGCGCGTGCTCGTTGGTCGTCAACGGGGTGCCCCATGGGCCCCGCGCGGCCACGACCACGTGTCAGATCCACATGCGCGAGTTCAAGTCGGGCGAGACCATCACGCTCGAGCCGTTCCGTGCGCGCTCGTTCCCGGTCATCAAGGACCTCGTGGTCGATCGCTCGTCGTTCGATCGGGTGATGGCGGCGGGCGGCTATGTGTCGGTGCGAACCGGTGCGGCGCCCGACGCCAACGCGATGCCGATCGGCAAGCACACCGCGGAGAAGGCCTTCGACTACGCGGCCTGCATCGGCTGCGGTGCGTGCGTGGCCGCGTGCCCGAACGCCAGCGCGATGCTGTTCGTGGGCGCCAAGGTCTCGCACCTGTCGCTGCTGCCGCAGGGCAAGGTCGAGCGATCGAACCGCGTCAGCCGCATGGTCGAGCGCATGGACGCCGAGGGCTTCGGCGGCTGCACCAACCACGGCGAGTGCGAAGCGGTGTGCCCCAAGTCGATCAAGCTCGACGCCATCGCGACGCTCAACCGCGAGCTCATGCGCGCGGCCGTCGTCGACGACTAA